One genomic region from Pseudoduganella lutea encodes:
- a CDS encoding zinc-binding metallopeptidase family protein: MKTFHCDKCSHQVFFENTVCLNCDSMLGYQPARRSISSFEQVDDTQWRSLNRKDKGKLYKQCGNYVAHNVCNWMLPADDPHELCESCQLTVVIPALSTEKNHILWCRLEAAKRRLLFSLATLHLTPVPKAVEPETGLAFQFLEDGVSDQTVMTGHANGLITLNIAEADPAERERTREQMHERYRTLLGHFRHESGHYYFDRLVAGSAWIDEYRELFGDERESYADALKRHYNEGPPEDWESRFVSTYASSHSWEDWAETWAHYLHMMDALETAHACGMSLHPTRPDEPSLEIPAPPIRNDTFQETLDEWFALTYVLNSLNRSMGMPDSYPFKLSTPVLAKLAFVHKVVRAQMKQAR, from the coding sequence ATGAAAACCTTCCACTGCGACAAATGCTCCCACCAGGTCTTCTTTGAAAACACCGTCTGCCTCAACTGCGACAGCATGCTCGGCTACCAGCCCGCGCGCCGCAGTATCAGCAGCTTCGAGCAGGTCGACGACACCCAGTGGCGCAGCCTGAACCGCAAGGACAAGGGCAAGCTGTACAAGCAATGCGGCAACTACGTGGCGCACAACGTGTGCAACTGGATGCTGCCGGCGGACGACCCGCACGAGCTGTGCGAGTCGTGCCAGCTGACCGTCGTCATTCCGGCGTTGTCCACCGAAAAGAACCACATCCTCTGGTGCCGGCTGGAAGCAGCCAAGCGCCGGCTGCTGTTCTCGCTGGCGACATTGCACCTGACGCCCGTGCCGAAGGCGGTGGAGCCGGAGACGGGCCTGGCGTTCCAGTTCCTCGAGGATGGCGTGAGCGACCAGACCGTGATGACCGGCCATGCGAACGGCCTGATCACGCTGAACATCGCCGAAGCCGACCCCGCCGAACGCGAACGCACGCGCGAGCAGATGCACGAGCGCTACCGCACGCTGCTGGGCCACTTCCGCCACGAGAGCGGGCATTACTACTTCGACCGGCTGGTGGCCGGCAGCGCCTGGATCGACGAATACCGCGAGCTGTTCGGCGACGAACGCGAGAGCTATGCCGATGCCCTCAAGCGCCACTACAACGAAGGCCCGCCTGAGGACTGGGAGTCGCGCTTCGTGAGCACCTATGCCAGTTCCCATTCGTGGGAAGACTGGGCCGAAACGTGGGCCCACTACCTGCACATGATGGATGCGCTGGAAACGGCCCATGCGTGCGGCATGTCGCTGCATCCCACCCGGCCGGACGAGCCGTCGCTGGAGATCCCGGCCCCGCCGATCAGGAACGACACCTTCCAGGAAACGCTGGACGAGTGGTTTGCCCTCACCTATGTGCTCAACAGCCTGAACCGCAGCATGGGCATGCCCGATTCCTATCCGTTCAAGCTCAGTACCCCCGTGCTGGCCAAGCTGGCGTTCGTGCACAAGGTCGTGCGTGCGCAAATGAAACAGGCGCGCTGA
- a CDS encoding response regulator, which produces MAAIAMKCASSGWSKTASRWAIASTMPGRTMQRGSLTDMHVVVYAPVGRDADVLGTMLAAVHLEAVVCTSAAQFSAALDDNALLAIVTEEGLMRCPADQLAAQLRSQPLWSNIPIIALANADAVLVGGAAGVLEKLGNVTLIARPLRRDGLLLALMSAHRTRLLQFQVRDQLVQLSQHAAELERRVDERTAALAHEVRERRQVEATLTEARRLESLGRLTGGVAHDFNNLLQVISGATQVIRMLGRDQPQLQKPLDSIARVTDQGARLTQQLLTFARRQPMQVTAVQLDEHVHAVAQLLRHSLGKRITLSIDIPATPWPVETDLALLEMALLNLAINARDAMPHGGNVVLSVRNIDLPAADLPELSALRGQFVEVALRDEGTGMPEAVARQAFEPFFTTKPLGKGTGLGLSQVYGYAQQSGGTAYLRSSPAGTLVAIVLPHRGESRLAQAAPATDEQENDLFAGLRVLCVEDDALVAEVAVALFSALGCTVCCAGNAEEALQSNLDVIDLVFSDVRMPGAFDGIEMAHRLARSHPRLPVVLASGFIGEPDRLAGLASEFVRKPYTTEMVVTAASAALARVRGGAAMSLPAMGSTADIRSAQRKEG; this is translated from the coding sequence ATGGCCGCCATAGCCATGAAGTGCGCGAGTTCCGGCTGGTCGAAGACGGCATCGAGGTGGGCAATCGCGTCGACGATGCCGGGCCGGACAATGCAACGCGGCTCGCTCACTGACATGCATGTCGTCGTGTACGCGCCGGTGGGCCGGGATGCCGACGTGCTCGGCACCATGCTGGCCGCAGTACACCTCGAGGCGGTGGTCTGCACCAGCGCCGCCCAGTTCAGCGCCGCGCTCGACGACAATGCCCTGCTGGCGATCGTGACGGAGGAGGGCTTGATGCGCTGCCCGGCGGACCAGCTGGCCGCGCAGCTGCGCAGCCAGCCGCTGTGGTCCAACATCCCCATCATCGCACTGGCCAATGCGGACGCGGTGCTGGTAGGCGGGGCTGCCGGCGTGCTGGAAAAGCTCGGCAACGTGACCCTGATCGCGCGCCCGTTGCGGCGCGACGGCCTGCTGCTGGCCCTCATGTCCGCGCACCGTACCCGGCTGCTGCAATTCCAGGTGCGCGACCAGCTCGTCCAGCTGAGCCAGCACGCGGCGGAACTGGAACGGCGCGTGGACGAACGCACGGCCGCGCTGGCCCACGAAGTGCGCGAACGCCGGCAGGTGGAAGCCACGCTGACCGAGGCACGCCGCCTCGAATCGCTGGGCCGCCTGACGGGCGGTGTGGCGCACGATTTCAACAACCTGCTGCAGGTGATCTCCGGCGCCACGCAGGTCATCCGGATGCTCGGCCGCGACCAGCCGCAGTTGCAGAAGCCCCTCGACAGCATCGCCCGCGTGACCGACCAGGGAGCGCGCCTGACCCAGCAACTGCTGACCTTTGCCCGCCGCCAGCCCATGCAGGTGACCGCCGTACAGCTGGACGAGCACGTGCATGCCGTCGCCCAGCTGCTGCGCCATTCGCTGGGCAAGCGCATCACGCTGTCGATCGATATTCCCGCCACCCCATGGCCGGTGGAGACGGACCTGGCGCTGCTGGAAATGGCGCTGCTGAACCTGGCGATCAACGCCCGCGATGCGATGCCCCACGGCGGCAACGTGGTCCTTTCGGTGCGCAACATCGACCTGCCCGCGGCCGACCTGCCCGAGCTTTCCGCCTTGCGCGGGCAATTCGTGGAAGTGGCGCTGCGCGACGAAGGCACCGGCATGCCGGAAGCCGTGGCGCGGCAGGCCTTCGAACCGTTCTTCACCACGAAGCCGCTCGGCAAGGGCACCGGCCTGGGCCTGTCGCAGGTGTATGGCTACGCGCAGCAGAGCGGCGGCACCGCCTACCTGCGTAGTTCACCCGCCGGCACCCTCGTCGCCATCGTGCTGCCGCACCGCGGCGAATCCCGGCTGGCGCAGGCCGCGCCGGCAACGGACGAGCAGGAGAACGATCTCTTCGCCGGCCTGCGCGTGCTGTGCGTGGAAGACGATGCGCTGGTGGCCGAAGTGGCGGTGGCGCTGTTTTCCGCGCTCGGCTGCACCGTGTGCTGCGCGGGCAACGCGGAAGAGGCGCTGCAAAGCAACCTCGACGTGATCGACCTCGTGTTCTCGGACGTACGCATGCCGGGCGCCTTCGACGGCATCGAAATGGCGCACCGCCTCGCCCGCAGCCATCCGCGCTTGCCGGTCGTGCTGGCCAGTGGCTTCATCGGGGAGCCGGACCGGCTGGCCGGGTTGGCTTCCGAGTTCGTCCGCAAGCCGTATACGACGGAGATGGTGGTTACCGCCGCCTCGGCGGCACTAGCCCGGGTGCGGGGCGGGGCGGCGATGTCGCTGCCCGCTATGGGTTCGACCGCGGATATCCGATCGGCGCAGCGCAAAGAGGGTTGA
- a CDS encoding ATPase domain-containing protein — MTVTKRIPTGIPELDAVLRGGLLDGRIHLIEGRPGTGKTTIGMRFLIAAAAEGQGSLYVTLSETEEELHATAASHGWSLDGIRLFAPDLLEAQEFHEQTIMLPSDAELSQLVDAIAGEVERSGATRVVIDSMAEIRLLAHDSAHYRRQIITLRNRLARANATVILLDDLTAMNHAFELQSAVHGAITLEQRDRPYGAGYRTLKIVKLRGADYQSGWHDFAIERDEVLIFPSLIAEEHRRDYQPGELLSGVAGLDDIVGGGIIDGTSTMIVGPAGVGKTTLALQYALAAVRVGDKAAYFVLDEAEMTLRSRMIARFGIHDETGEPRGLLITRINPSRISAGAFIWRVRRSVEDDGVRIVVIDSINSYLDLVREESTLLLQMNELFSYLANMGVIAVIVGAHSAALDTTREPDALSIITDNVIALRFHEAHGIMDKAISVMKKRHGRHSHEVREFRLVEDGIEVGNRVDDAGPDNATRLAH, encoded by the coding sequence ATGACGGTAACGAAACGCATTCCCACCGGTATCCCCGAACTTGACGCCGTATTGCGCGGCGGCCTGCTGGATGGCCGCATCCACCTGATCGAGGGCCGCCCCGGCACCGGCAAGACGACGATCGGCATGCGGTTCCTGATCGCCGCCGCGGCGGAAGGGCAGGGCAGCCTGTATGTCACGTTGTCCGAAACCGAGGAGGAGCTGCACGCCACGGCGGCCAGCCATGGCTGGTCGCTGGACGGCATCCGCCTGTTCGCGCCCGACCTGCTCGAAGCGCAGGAATTCCATGAACAGACGATCATGCTGCCGAGCGATGCCGAGTTGTCGCAACTCGTCGATGCGATCGCCGGCGAGGTCGAGCGAAGCGGCGCGACCCGCGTGGTGATCGACTCGATGGCCGAGATCCGGCTGCTGGCGCACGACAGCGCCCACTACCGGCGCCAGATCATCACGCTGCGCAACCGCCTGGCGCGGGCCAACGCCACCGTGATCCTGCTCGACGACCTCACGGCCATGAACCATGCATTCGAACTGCAGAGCGCCGTGCACGGTGCGATCACGCTGGAGCAGCGCGACCGCCCGTATGGCGCCGGTTACCGTACGCTGAAGATCGTGAAACTGCGCGGGGCCGACTACCAGAGCGGCTGGCACGATTTCGCGATAGAGCGCGACGAGGTGCTGATCTTCCCCAGCCTGATCGCCGAAGAGCACCGGCGCGACTACCAGCCCGGGGAACTCCTCAGCGGCGTGGCCGGGCTGGACGACATCGTGGGTGGTGGCATCATCGATGGCACGTCGACGATGATCGTCGGCCCGGCCGGCGTGGGCAAGACGACACTGGCGCTGCAATATGCGCTGGCGGCGGTGCGCGTCGGCGACAAGGCCGCCTACTTCGTGCTCGACGAAGCGGAGATGACGCTGCGCTCGCGCATGATCGCCCGCTTCGGCATCCACGATGAAACAGGCGAACCGCGCGGGCTGCTGATCACGCGCATCAACCCGTCGCGCATTTCCGCGGGCGCCTTCATCTGGCGCGTGCGGCGCAGCGTGGAAGACGACGGCGTGCGCATCGTGGTCATCGACAGCATCAACTCCTATCTGGACCTGGTGCGCGAGGAAAGCACGCTGCTGCTGCAGATGAATGAACTGTTTTCCTACCTGGCGAACATGGGCGTCATCGCCGTGATCGTGGGCGCCCATTCCGCCGCGCTGGACACGACACGCGAGCCGGATGCGCTGTCGATCATCACCGACAACGTGATCGCGCTGCGCTTCCACGAAGCGCACGGCATCATGGACAAGGCCATCAGCGTGATGAAGAAGCGCCATGGCCGCCATAGCCATGAAGTGCGCGAGTTCCGGCTGGTCGAAGACGGCATCGAGGTGGGCAATCGCGTCGACGATGCCGGGCCGGACAATGCAACGCGGCTCGCTCACTGA
- a CDS encoding helix-turn-helix transcriptional regulator: protein MNDRPQSGASARTHDAADAIGGILDAPPRFGAEVLRGGTRLTQRWSHGEFHAALPAMETHVVMTYYGAAQDAGWRQEGRHLRARTRPGTVTIIPEGQDGQWDVEGPIEVSHVYLTNERLQAAADTFAKGRPVELVGRICADDAVAARILEVLGHEAASGDASSSLFAEQALDLLCAQLIRAHSAGAAAPSPQARKGLADWQVKRVTNYMRDFLDQEIRLDDLAALVDLSRFHFVTAFRQATGQTPHEWLTALRIAQSKRLLADRSTPITTIALAVGYQTPSSFASSFRKVTGSTPSAFRAAA from the coding sequence ATGAACGACAGACCACAGTCCGGCGCCAGCGCGCGGACGCACGATGCGGCGGACGCCATCGGCGGCATCCTCGATGCGCCGCCCCGGTTCGGCGCCGAGGTGCTCCGCGGCGGCACGCGCCTCACGCAGCGCTGGAGCCACGGCGAATTCCACGCGGCGCTGCCGGCCATGGAAACCCATGTAGTCATGACGTATTACGGCGCGGCCCAGGATGCCGGCTGGCGCCAGGAGGGCCGTCACCTGCGCGCCCGCACCCGCCCGGGCACCGTAACGATCATTCCCGAAGGGCAGGATGGCCAGTGGGACGTGGAAGGTCCCATCGAGGTGTCGCACGTGTACCTGACGAACGAGCGCCTGCAGGCGGCCGCCGACACGTTCGCGAAGGGCCGGCCCGTGGAACTGGTGGGCCGGATCTGCGCGGACGATGCCGTCGCCGCGCGCATCCTCGAAGTGCTCGGCCATGAAGCGGCCAGCGGCGATGCGTCGTCCTCGCTGTTCGCCGAGCAGGCGCTCGACCTGCTATGCGCCCAGCTCATCCGCGCTCATTCGGCCGGCGCGGCGGCCCCCTCCCCGCAAGCCCGCAAGGGCCTCGCGGACTGGCAGGTGAAACGGGTCACGAATTACATGCGCGATTTCCTCGACCAGGAAATCCGGCTCGACGACCTGGCCGCACTGGTCGACCTGAGCCGCTTCCACTTCGTCACGGCATTTCGCCAGGCCACGGGGCAGACGCCCCACGAATGGCTGACGGCCCTGCGCATCGCCCAATCCAAGCGCCTGCTTGCCGACCGCAGCACGCCCATCACCACCATCGCCCTGGCCGTGGGATACCAGACGCCGTCGTCGTTCGCTTCCAGTTTCCGCAAGGTAACGGGCTCCACGCCGTCCGCCTTCCGCGCCGCCGCCTGA
- a CDS encoding SDR family oxidoreductase, with protein sequence MNIAVIGGTGLIGSKTVALLKAAGHAVRAAGPSTGVNTVTGEGLDDALAGAHVVIDVSNAPTFDPAEVRAFFETSGRNLLAAERRAGVRHHVVLSIVGADRMPGNGYFAAKVVQEGLVAGSGVPYTIVRSTQFLEFVKGIADGSTAGGTVRVAGGQFQPIAADDVAELLAGFAVQAPRNGVVEIAGPERAPFDDIVRRHLRVVGDPRTVERDDTALYFGGKVEELSLVPLATPHLGRITIDTWNR encoded by the coding sequence CTGAACATCGCAGTCATCGGCGGCACCGGCTTGATCGGTTCGAAAACGGTTGCTTTGCTGAAAGCAGCCGGCCATGCCGTGCGCGCCGCGGGTCCCAGCACGGGCGTGAACACCGTCACGGGCGAAGGGCTGGACGATGCGCTGGCCGGCGCGCACGTGGTCATCGACGTATCGAACGCCCCCACGTTCGATCCGGCCGAGGTACGCGCCTTCTTCGAAACGTCGGGCCGCAACCTGCTGGCCGCGGAACGGCGGGCCGGCGTGCGCCACCACGTGGTGCTGTCCATCGTGGGCGCGGACCGCATGCCGGGCAATGGCTACTTCGCGGCCAAGGTCGTGCAGGAAGGGCTCGTTGCAGGCTCGGGCGTCCCGTACACCATCGTCCGTTCGACCCAGTTCCTCGAATTCGTGAAAGGCATCGCCGACGGCAGCACGGCCGGCGGCACGGTAAGAGTAGCAGGCGGCCAGTTCCAGCCGATCGCAGCGGACGACGTGGCCGAACTCCTTGCCGGCTTCGCGGTGCAGGCGCCGCGCAACGGCGTCGTGGAAATCGCCGGCCCGGAACGCGCCCCGTTCGACGATATCGTGCGCCGCCACCTGCGGGTGGTGGGCGACCCGCGCACGGTGGAACGGGACGATACGGCGCTGTACTTCGGCGGCAAGGTCGAGGAACTGTCGCTCGTGCCGCTGGCCACGCCGCACCTGGGCCGCATCACGATCGATACCTGGAACCGCTGA
- a CDS encoding cupin domain-containing protein yields MKHPVAALLFAALPFHASLAQEHGVHATPAATGGVKVTQVYDHKIPGMPNKSLKGVLVEYAPGAANPAHTHAKSALIYATVLEGAVLNQLNGGPVRTFTKGQNFTEQPGDRHDVSANASKTEPAKLLAVFVVDSDDKALTTPIAAGR; encoded by the coding sequence ATGAAACATCCCGTTGCCGCACTGCTGTTCGCCGCCCTGCCCTTTCACGCCAGCCTGGCCCAGGAGCACGGTGTCCACGCAACCCCTGCCGCCACTGGCGGCGTGAAGGTCACGCAGGTGTACGACCACAAGATTCCCGGCATGCCGAACAAGAGCCTGAAAGGTGTGCTGGTGGAATACGCGCCGGGCGCCGCCAATCCCGCCCACACGCATGCGAAGTCGGCGCTGATCTATGCCACCGTGCTGGAAGGCGCCGTGCTGAACCAGCTGAACGGCGGGCCGGTGCGCACTTTCACGAAAGGCCAGAACTTCACGGAGCAGCCTGGTGATCGCCACGACGTGAGCGCCAATGCCAGCAAGACGGAACCGGCGAAGCTGCTGGCGGTGTTCGTGGTGGATTCGGACGACAAGGCACTGACGACGCCGATCGCCGCCGGCAGGTAG
- a CDS encoding alpha/beta hydrolase produces MNDGSASETTVVSRDVEVSGATGPLPARLHLAGPTTGKRDTLVVFFHGGGFMGGSISEADEFLRQLVAADPSQVALAAGYTLACEKPFPAAVEDAHAVLLWSKKHKAKLAWSGKRLIVAGIEAGANLAAVASLVARDRGGPALAGQVLIMPMLDPGLTTCSMRTMPSCVDKATVVDEVARTCAEGYRAYLPNAADRTHPYASPLQSSRLKNLPPALILSADDDPLRDEAEQYGARLIAAGIPTAVKRLPPAPLEEPGGRSDCVCTFALAEIAAFIHGIG; encoded by the coding sequence ATGAATGATGGATCAGCAAGCGAAACAACTGTCGTCTCCCGCGACGTGGAGGTATCCGGCGCCACCGGCCCATTACCGGCCCGCCTGCACCTGGCCGGTCCCACCACGGGCAAGCGCGACACACTGGTCGTGTTCTTCCACGGCGGCGGCTTCATGGGCGGTTCGATCAGCGAGGCCGACGAGTTCCTGCGCCAGCTCGTGGCCGCCGACCCGAGCCAGGTCGCGCTGGCCGCGGGCTACACGCTGGCATGCGAAAAGCCGTTCCCCGCCGCGGTCGAGGATGCCCACGCCGTGCTGCTGTGGTCGAAGAAGCACAAGGCGAAGCTGGCGTGGAGCGGCAAGCGGCTGATCGTGGCGGGCATCGAGGCGGGCGCCAACCTGGCCGCCGTGGCCTCGCTCGTGGCGCGCGACCGTGGCGGCCCCGCGCTGGCCGGCCAGGTGCTGATCATGCCGATGCTCGACCCGGGCCTCACCACGTGCTCGATGCGCACCATGCCGTCGTGCGTGGACAAGGCCACGGTCGTGGACGAAGTGGCGCGCACCTGCGCGGAAGGCTACCGCGCCTACCTGCCCAACGCGGCCGACCGCACGCACCCGTATGCGTCGCCGCTGCAATCGTCGCGGCTGAAGAACCTGCCGCCGGCACTGATCCTGTCGGCCGACGACGACCCGCTGCGCGACGAAGCGGAACAATACGGCGCCCGGCTGATCGCCGCCGGCATTCCCACGGCCGTCAAGCGCCTGCCGCCCGCGCCGCTCGAGGAGCCGGGCGGGCGCAGCGATTGCGTGTGCACGTTCGCGCTGGCCGAGATTGCCGCGTTCATCCATGGCATCGGCTGA
- a CDS encoding efflux transporter outer membrane subunit gives MNKTLLTLAAVAVLSGCSLAPVYERPAAPVAQAWPKGDAYQPAKRPGEANAAHDIAWRDFIADEQLEKLVELALANNRDLRVSILNIEAARAQYGIRRADRVPGLNASVGQTAQRVADNQSATGDGYITRQYSAGLGIPAFELDFFGRVKNLSEAALQQYLGTEEARRSQQISLVAEVANAWLTLAADQERLRLAQDTLKSQQTTLELSQRRFEAGATSGLDMYEAQTSVETARSDVAVYTAQVAADRNALALLAGAPVPAELLPRDTLQPVTQLADLPEGVPSEVLARRPDVMNAERTLQAQNANIGVARAAFFPSISLTASAGAASGDLSNLFKAGAGTWSFIPQLALPIFSGGRNQANLDLATTNRDIAVAQYEKAIQSAFREVSDALAQRGTLDERVASQAALVEASGKSYRIHEQRYRKGAESYLNALVSQRNLYAAQQTYISARLAKASNQVTLYKVLGGGWQ, from the coding sequence ATGAACAAGACCTTATTGACCCTGGCCGCGGTGGCGGTGCTGTCCGGCTGCAGCCTGGCCCCCGTGTATGAGCGCCCCGCGGCGCCCGTGGCGCAGGCATGGCCGAAAGGCGATGCCTACCAGCCCGCGAAACGCCCCGGCGAGGCGAATGCCGCGCACGACATCGCGTGGCGCGACTTCATCGCCGACGAACAGCTGGAAAAGCTCGTCGAACTGGCGCTGGCGAACAACCGCGACCTGCGCGTGTCGATCCTGAACATCGAGGCCGCTCGCGCCCAGTATGGTATCCGGCGCGCCGACCGCGTGCCGGGCCTGAACGCCAGCGTGGGCCAGACGGCGCAGCGCGTGGCGGACAACCAGTCCGCCACCGGCGATGGCTATATCACGCGCCAGTACTCGGCGGGCCTGGGCATTCCGGCCTTCGAGCTGGATTTCTTCGGGCGCGTAAAAAACCTGTCCGAAGCGGCCCTGCAGCAATACCTGGGCACCGAGGAGGCGCGCCGCTCGCAGCAGATCAGCCTGGTGGCCGAAGTGGCCAATGCCTGGCTCACCCTGGCGGCGGACCAGGAACGCCTGCGTCTGGCGCAGGACACGCTGAAGAGCCAGCAGACCACGCTCGAACTGTCGCAACGCCGCTTCGAGGCGGGTGCCACGTCGGGCCTGGACATGTACGAAGCGCAGACCAGCGTCGAAACGGCCCGCAGCGACGTGGCGGTCTACACCGCCCAAGTGGCGGCGGACCGCAACGCGCTGGCGCTGCTGGCCGGTGCTCCGGTGCCGGCCGAACTGCTGCCGCGGGATACGCTGCAACCGGTCACGCAACTGGCCGACTTGCCGGAAGGCGTGCCATCCGAAGTGCTCGCGCGTCGGCCGGACGTGATGAACGCCGAGCGCACGCTGCAGGCGCAGAACGCCAACATCGGCGTGGCCCGGGCCGCGTTCTTCCCGAGCATCTCGCTGACTGCATCGGCCGGCGCCGCCAGCGGCGACCTGTCGAACCTCTTCAAGGCGGGCGCCGGCACATGGTCGTTCATCCCGCAACTGGCGCTGCCGATCTTCTCGGGCGGCCGCAACCAGGCCAACCTGGACCTGGCGACAACGAACCGCGACATCGCCGTGGCGCAGTATGAAAAGGCGATCCAGTCGGCGTTCCGCGAAGTATCGGACGCGCTGGCCCAGCGCGGCACGCTCGATGAACGCGTGGCCTCGCAGGCCGCGCTCGTGGAAGCTTCCGGCAAGAGCTACCGGATCCACGAGCAGCGGTACCGCAAGGGCGCCGAGTCTTACCTGAACGCGCTCGTGTCGCAGCGGAACTTGTATGCCGCGCAGCAGACCTACATCAGCGCGCGGCTGGCGAAGGCGAGCAATCAGGTGACGTTGTACAAGGTTCTTGGCGGCGGCTGGCAATAA